In the genome of Haloarcula sp. CBA1127, one region contains:
- a CDS encoding Eco57I restriction-modification methylase domain-containing protein — METVFQNITGRDISDWETLDDVVDTFAYRGLEEVDISNQISASDEETLSEASFRALKLSESQFILVILAEDDKSPIDYRSVLDNNTRTCFVIDSFEQYTFITRKPSFGERTETTYQRYSFEKQQFTGDGRKYTVLDKLNDLKADDVTSIQNLYDTREVVKRFYDEFETHRTELIGEVIGLSSDVDKPGQAKARYVQTLFNRLIFLHFIQEKGLLNGNSDYLLEKHDDAAQEKNDVYSAFYEPLFFKVLAEEDQGADGGDEIDTSFISDDNLPYLNGGLFAKSSVENKNPRIRLGRTCGERNDNYRRILSFLDEWNWNVDERLDIVEPKYLSPEILGHIFEQTVNQKEMGAYYTPEEITEYMAQRSIRPYLIDELNDLPSVTQQYDSLEQVFSLNRDVETFYKDVLLETAILDPAVGSGAFLLAAEEVLLELYLRSIRTIKRTHTADEYDQGSPLKTAVQLDPDQEELIVKRTIIQNNLYGVDIDDGAVQICKLRLWLSMVAQIENDPDSVEPLPNIDFNIRDGNSLIGFITDEESVLDDNTTLDNFGENAVESYIDEVAGLIEDQEAASGARAVDLREEVEETMNTARDDLNERVKNEFEQAGLEVTQEEVNDHNPFHWVIEFAKVYQEGWFDVIIGNPPWDRIRPTRDEFYADRIESFRTLLPSEQEEEIDKVSKANPGLEDEYDRYEEQIHRLAEYFHNSNYYDFQDPKVDGRKRSTENDLSALFLERIYKLADESTYVAQILPGNIFTGLATRDLRQELMNSKTTKSIIGFENNGIFQNIHQQYKFGIVVFKNSGRTDELRGIFGQSDLRILRELKEGDSSRLLDIPASVLADYSPTAGTFPIVQTQEQVDVLKTIIQHPEASKRVNDSWYANPYCELHRTNDSDRFIEDSEEGDYPVLGGRNIYSFQYDDSAFNIDPPRFWSVDDGSERSAKQRIREKQVRNLKSELYDFVGESAAVREQTGVTQSGSKKSVVNELLDETRGEPLSGDDVKLDCEEHRIVYRDIAQPTDERTMIATVIPKGYVCHNKLHTVRPLEVNPDISDLSNDTLHSAYKRIFTDKELFAAVGVLNSLAFDYLMRTKVDKSVVMYKFRESQLPQLTEGDEHFEEVWRKAARLNCYGKPFEDLANDLGISDEIIKPGPTEERRRTQSQLDAAVFDAYGFDQEDVEFICDDFHRVSNARLMEETYFEQVKDEFESLNR; from the coding sequence ATGGAGACGGTCTTCCAAAATATCACTGGTCGTGATATTTCGGATTGGGAAACGTTGGATGATGTTGTAGACACGTTCGCTTATCGAGGGCTAGAAGAGGTCGATATCTCCAATCAGATTAGTGCCAGCGACGAAGAAACGCTCAGCGAGGCTTCGTTTCGTGCTCTAAAACTCTCTGAGAGCCAATTCATCCTGGTTATCTTGGCCGAGGATGACAAATCACCAATAGATTATCGGAGTGTTCTGGACAACAACACTCGCACTTGTTTTGTAATTGATAGCTTCGAACAATATACGTTTATCACGCGAAAGCCATCGTTTGGCGAACGAACCGAAACCACCTATCAGCGGTATTCGTTCGAAAAACAACAGTTCACGGGAGATGGGCGGAAGTACACTGTTCTGGACAAACTGAACGATTTGAAAGCAGATGACGTTACGTCTATTCAGAATCTCTACGACACACGTGAGGTTGTTAAGCGATTCTACGACGAATTCGAGACACACAGAACGGAGCTGATCGGCGAAGTTATCGGCCTGTCATCAGATGTGGACAAACCTGGCCAGGCGAAAGCCCGGTATGTCCAGACGCTGTTTAACAGGCTTATTTTCCTCCATTTCATCCAGGAGAAAGGTCTGCTAAACGGGAACTCCGATTATCTCCTTGAGAAGCACGATGATGCAGCCCAAGAAAAGAACGACGTATACTCAGCGTTCTACGAGCCGCTCTTCTTCAAAGTCCTCGCCGAAGAAGATCAAGGGGCCGACGGAGGTGATGAGATCGACACTTCGTTCATTTCTGATGACAATCTTCCATACCTGAACGGCGGGTTGTTCGCAAAATCTTCCGTCGAAAACAAGAATCCACGAATCCGACTCGGTCGGACATGTGGAGAGCGGAATGACAATTACCGCCGGATATTGAGTTTCCTCGACGAGTGGAATTGGAACGTCGACGAGCGACTCGATATTGTTGAACCAAAATACCTCTCACCGGAGATCTTGGGACACATCTTCGAACAGACTGTCAATCAAAAAGAAATGGGTGCCTACTACACTCCCGAAGAAATCACCGAGTATATGGCCCAGCGGTCGATTCGGCCATATTTGATTGACGAACTCAACGACCTCCCTTCCGTTACGCAGCAATACGATTCGCTCGAGCAGGTCTTCTCCCTCAATCGGGACGTAGAGACTTTCTACAAAGACGTTCTCCTTGAGACCGCGATTCTGGATCCTGCAGTTGGGAGTGGCGCCTTCCTCCTTGCCGCCGAAGAGGTTTTGCTCGAATTATATCTCCGATCTATTCGGACGATCAAGCGGACTCACACGGCCGACGAATATGACCAGGGATCACCGCTCAAAACTGCAGTCCAACTTGACCCAGATCAGGAGGAGCTAATTGTAAAGAGGACGATCATACAGAACAATCTGTATGGTGTTGACATCGATGACGGCGCGGTACAGATCTGTAAACTCCGACTATGGTTGTCGATGGTGGCGCAAATTGAGAATGACCCCGATAGCGTCGAACCACTACCGAACATCGATTTCAACATCAGAGACGGAAACTCCCTGATTGGGTTCATCACCGACGAAGAAAGCGTTCTCGACGATAATACCACGCTTGACAACTTCGGGGAAAACGCAGTTGAGAGTTACATCGACGAAGTCGCAGGCCTCATCGAAGATCAAGAAGCCGCGTCAGGGGCGCGCGCAGTTGACCTTCGCGAGGAGGTTGAAGAAACGATGAATACTGCGCGTGATGACCTTAATGAGCGAGTCAAGAACGAATTTGAGCAGGCTGGGCTTGAGGTTACTCAGGAAGAAGTCAATGACCACAATCCCTTCCACTGGGTAATCGAGTTCGCGAAAGTCTATCAAGAAGGTTGGTTTGACGTGATTATCGGTAACCCGCCGTGGGACCGGATTCGTCCGACTCGTGACGAGTTCTACGCTGACCGGATTGAGTCTTTCAGAACGCTACTTCCGAGTGAACAAGAAGAAGAGATAGACAAGGTGTCCAAAGCAAATCCTGGACTCGAAGATGAGTATGACCGTTATGAAGAGCAAATCCACCGACTCGCAGAGTATTTCCACAATAGCAATTACTACGATTTCCAGGACCCCAAGGTCGATGGACGGAAACGGTCTACCGAGAACGATCTTTCTGCGCTCTTTTTAGAACGGATCTATAAGCTGGCGGACGAAAGTACCTACGTTGCTCAGATCCTCCCCGGAAACATCTTCACTGGACTCGCAACGAGGGACCTCCGCCAGGAGTTGATGAACTCGAAAACGACGAAGTCCATCATTGGATTCGAAAACAATGGGATTTTCCAGAACATTCATCAACAATACAAATTTGGAATTGTCGTATTCAAGAACTCTGGAAGGACCGATGAACTGCGTGGTATCTTTGGTCAGTCTGACCTCCGAATCCTCAGAGAACTCAAAGAAGGAGATTCATCGAGATTACTGGATATCCCTGCATCGGTGCTCGCTGATTACTCACCGACTGCTGGCACCTTCCCGATTGTCCAAACGCAAGAGCAAGTCGATGTGCTGAAAACTATTATTCAGCATCCCGAAGCTAGCAAACGAGTCAACGACAGTTGGTACGCAAATCCGTACTGTGAACTTCATCGAACAAATGATTCCGACCGATTCATCGAGGATAGCGAAGAGGGGGACTATCCAGTACTGGGGGGTCGGAACATCTATTCGTTCCAGTACGATGACTCAGCGTTTAATATCGACCCGCCACGGTTTTGGTCAGTTGACGACGGGTCAGAACGGAGCGCGAAACAGCGAATTCGAGAGAAACAGGTCCGGAACCTAAAGTCCGAACTGTACGATTTCGTCGGTGAATCTGCGGCAGTTCGAGAGCAAACAGGAGTCACTCAGAGTGGCTCGAAGAAGTCTGTCGTCAACGAACTGTTGGACGAAACCCGGGGAGAACCACTCTCAGGGGATGACGTCAAACTCGATTGCGAGGAACACCGCATCGTCTATCGAGATATTGCTCAGCCAACAGATGAGCGGACGATGATCGCGACTGTAATCCCGAAAGGGTATGTTTGCCACAACAAGCTGCACACCGTTCGTCCGCTCGAGGTCAATCCAGATATCTCGGATCTATCAAACGATACGCTTCACAGTGCGTACAAACGCATATTCACCGATAAAGAACTATTTGCTGCGGTTGGGGTACTGAACAGTCTCGCGTTCGATTATCTGATGCGGACGAAGGTGGACAAAAGTGTGGTGATGTACAAGTTCCGTGAGTCGCAACTCCCGCAGTTAACTGAAGGCGACGAACACTTTGAGGAGGTGTGGCGGAAGGCTGCCCGCCTCAACTGCTACGGGAAGCCATTCGAAGACCTCGCAAACGACCTCGGGATCAGTGATGAGATCATTAAACCAGGCCCAACTGAGGAGCGACGTCGGACTCAATCGCAATTGGATGCGGCGGTGTTCGATGCGTATGGGTTCGATCAAGAAGATGTAGAATTCATCTGTGATGACTTCCACCGCGTTAGCAACGCACGCCTCATGGAGGAAACTTATTTCGAACAGGTGAAAGACGAATTTGAGAGCCTTAACAGATGA